The DNA window CCAAAGATAATCCAAAACAAATTATTGTAACTGCCCCTAAGCAAGGCTATAAATCAGGTCCCTATCAATTAATGATAACCAATAAGTTAACAGACAAATCTGGTAAACCTCTTCTTAAAAGCGTGTTAGTGAATTTCAAAGTGAAATAGCAGGATGTTGAAAAGAAAAATAAGAGCTGTCGAGCTTTGCATGTTCGACGGCTTTTTTCTATTAGGTATGAAGGTAGAAGGGCTAAATAGGTTAGAGGAATAAAATGGATTTTTAATTAAGTAAATTGTACTATTAAGGAAAGATGTAAATTCTTCCTTTGAAAGGTGTTGCAATTTGTTAATTTATCCTTTTTTAACTTTCTTATGGTCCTCCTTTATTTTGGTTGCGATATGCACATTTGATGCACACGCCTTTTTATATAATCAAGTTGTAGGTTTCACCTTTCAGACAAACCCCAATTTTTCGGAGCTGTTTATTATCAATGATATGAAATTAACAGAAAAATTTTATGTAATTCAAAAAACAGGTCATATGATTTGTTTTGCCATTCTATATGTTCTCCATCTACTTTGGGTGAGGAAATATGGAGTTGCATTCGTATTAACGGTCATTTTTGCCGCTTTTACGGAGATTCTGCAGCTTTATTTTTACCGAAATGGAAGATTGGTGGATGTTGCTATTGATTTGGTGGGTATCAGTTTCGCGTATTTGATTTGTAAATACTTTTGAATAAGTGATTGATTAAGATGCAATAATCGTATCTAATTATTGTTAAGAGTTATATGTCATATTGGTCAAGGAGATTCTAAAGCATGATTTTAAAGATAAATAGATTTTTAGAAAAAGCGATGCCGTTTTTTATTCCAAGTAGTGTTGTAATTGGTGTGCTGATATCAGATTATATCGTGGACTTTTCTTATTTAATTCCGTGGATTTTTGCTTTTATGACGTTTACAGGAAGCCTTAATTCAAATTTTGCATCATTTAAAAATGCCGTTTTACATCCATTTCCGATTTTTATTGCTCTTATTGTCTTACATATTGTCATGCCTCTGATGGCTTTGGGAATTGGTCATGTTGTGTTTACGGGTGATATTTATACGATTACTGGTATGGTTTTAATGATGTCCATTCCAACTGGAATCACTAGTTTTGTGTGGGTATCGATCAGTAAAGGTAATAATACGTTAGCCCTAACGATTATATTAATCGGAGCTTTGCTATCGCCTTTTATTGTCCCGTTAACGATGTCATTATTGGTCGGAGGAAATGTCCAAATAGATTCCTTTCATATGATGGTAGGATTGTTTTGGATGATTGTTATTCCTTCTATTATCGGAATGACTTTAAATCAGGTGACAAAAGGAAAGGTAGTAAATATTTTGAGTGCTCGGCTATCACCGATTTCTAAAATTGGCATGGGAATTGTTGTCATGTTGAATGGAGCAGTCGTGGCGCCTTATTTATTAGATGTCAAACTTAAAGTAGTGGGAATTGCCTTTACGGTTTTGGCAATTGCTTTTTTAGGTTACGTGATTTCCTTTTTAGTTGCAATTTGGTGTAAGCAACAAAAAGAAACGGTTATTGCTTTAACATTTACTGGTGGAATGAGAAATATAAGTGCTGGAGTGGTGTTAGCAATTACTTATTTCCCTGCACCTGTGGCTGTTCCAGTTGTATTAGGAATGCTTTTTCAACAAATTTTGGCTTCTATATTTGGTGTATTATTAAACAAATATTATCGAAAATTAGAACTGGATGATACCATTATTAGCGAGAGTTAGTAAATGGGTGACTGAACTATTATTCTAAATAAAAAAATTGCGCATATACATAATAGAAGTGCCAAGAACCAAGGAGTTTTCTAATTCCGATTGGTTCTTGGTATTTTTATTAGGGGTAAAGGTGCTTTTTTGATTATTATTATCGGTAAAATTTTTTGAATATTATGTACTTTTATAGTGTTGATTATGCTAAAATGTTTCGAAAGAGATTTATTATGAACAAATTCTGATTTGAGCAGTGGGATTGGGAGCAAATTTTCTATTAAAAGGGGTGTTTTCATATATGGGTCAAATAAAATCGATGGAACTTTTTGAGGAATACGCGTTCAAAATGATGGAAAAACACTATATCCCAGGTGTAGGAATTGGTATTAATAAAGAGGGAAAACGCCTATATGAGCAGGATTTTGGATTTCGAGATGTAGAGAAAAAGCTACCGGTGAATGCAGATACCGTTTTTGGAATAGCTTCTATGACAAAATCATTTACATGTGTCGCTATTATGCAATTGCAAGAATTGGGGAAGCTATCCGTACATGACAAGGTAATAAAGTACTTACCGGATTTTCGTACAGCAGATATAGAAAAAACGAAAGAGATTACGATTCATCATTTGATGACCCATACAGCTGGACTTCCTCCCATTTCGACCCATGTTTATGCTAGAAAACGTAGCATTGACCAAGATCCTTCTGCAAAAGACTATGGATTAGATTTGGTTAATCATCCGGGAGCAGCTATTGATACGTATGAAGAGATGCTCGATTTTATAGCCAGGCTCGACGTTAAGCTACTCGGAGATCCTGGTACTGCTTATAGCTATTCGAATGATTCTTATGGTTTACTTGGAATTATCGTTAGTAGGGTAAGCGGACAAGCATATGAAGAATATATTACCGAGCATATTTTGCAACCGGCTAATATGCAAAATAGTTTTTTTGATATTACGAATATAGATACCATGGATAATATTACAACGTTATATGCCGCTAAGCATTCCGCAGATGGCGTGGAGGTATATGCAGCTCCATTATGGTGGGATGCTCCTTCGATGAGGGCAGTTGGTTATCTCAAATCTTCTGTGAATGATATATTGAAATTTTTGGAGATCTTTCGGAATAAGGGTGTCGTCGGTGAAGAGCGTATTTTGACTGCTGAAAGTGTCGACCAAATGATTTATCCTCATGTAGAATTCGAAAAAGGAAGATTTTATGGGTATGGTTTACGCATTATTCCAGATTATTTTGGCACAACGTTCATTAATCATGGTGGAGGTTTAAAAGGAGTTTCCTCGTTTATGGGGGTTATTCCTGAGAAGGGTTTGTCGGGAGTGATTTTAAGTAATTTATCTGACGTTCCTACAGACAAGCTATTGATGGGTGCACTCAATGTGTTAGAAGATAGAGAGGCTAGTGCCACACATCTTCACTTCGACAGTTATCAAATGCAAGAGGAAGACTTGATGTCATTTGTTGGCACTTATAAATCTGGTGAGGGAATGAAAGTCGTTGTGGAAGTAGTTGACAATCAACTTGCTATCATTTCTGGAGTGACAATAAGTCCATTGCGATGTATTGGAGAAAACTTGTTTATTGTGAATGAAGAAGATAGAATTCAATTTTTACCGGATCCAACTGGAGTGATAGATCGTATTTTTTATGCGTCTAGACAAATTCTTAAAGTAGCTGAGTAATGTAGAAGAAAAGGAGATTATTATGAAACCGATTATTGGTATTTCATCGAACCTAAAGGAACATGTACTTAGTGTACCTACTTATAATATTGATGCTATTACGCAGTTCGGAGGTGTTCCTATTGTTCTCCCAAATGTCAAAGAGGATGTCATCGAATCAATTGTCGGGATGATAGATGGGCTACTTTTAACTGGAGGAGGAGATATTGACCCAACTTTATTTGGAGAAGAGCCTCATCAACGGCTTGGAAGTATCGTGCCGGAGCGAGACGTGTTTGAAGTAGCACTTATCCAAAAAATGCTGGAGCTAAATAAGCCAATATTGGGGATTTGCCGAGGAGCTCAAATTATCAGCATCGCTGCGGGTGGAGATATGTATCAAGATATTTATACGCAGACCGATGTCCAGCTAATTCAACATGATCAGCAGGCGCCTCGCTCGTATGCATCCCATTTTGTGCAAGTGACAGAAGGCTCCTTTTTAAGTAGCATCGTTGGAGTGGAGAAGTTTAAAGTAAATAGTTTTCATCACCAAGCTGTCAGAAATATGCCTAGTGGATTTGAAGTGAGTGGAATTGCGAGCGACGGAATCATTGAAGCGTTTGAAAGTAAAAATCATGCATTCGTTTTAGGATTGCAGTGGCATCCGGAATGCTTGCTTTTAGAAAATGATTCGGTTTCGGCTTCTATTTTTAAAGCTTTTATTGAAGCCTGTGCGAAATAATTTAATTTGTTGAAAGCGACTGTTTATTGACAGTCGTTTTTTTTGGTTGCGGTTAGGGTGGAATTGGTCTCGGTTGCAGGTAAATTGGTCTCGCTCAGAAGCGATTTGGTCTCGGTTACAGTAATTTGGTTGCGATAAGCCATTTATTGTAAATGAAATCTGATTCGTGCAATGATTTAGCTTAGGGCGACAGTTTATTTTCAGTCGTTTTATATTTGGTTGCGGTTAGGGTGGAATTGGTCTCGGTTACAGGTAAACTGGTCTCGCTTAGAAGCGATTTGGTCTCGGTTAAAGTGATTTGATTGCGATAAGCCATTTATTGTAAATGAAATCTGATTCCTGCAATGATTTAGCTTGGGGCGACTGTTTTCTGACAGTCGATTTTTTTTTGGTTGCGATAAGCCATTTATTGTATAAGAAATCTGAACTTTATTTATTCATGAAACAAGCTGAACTGGGAATCCTATTTAAAGTATTAAAAAAGGAGGTATTTTGTTTGATTCACTGGATTAAAATCACCTTTTCCATAAGTGTCCTATTTTTTCTCTTTGCTTTCACTGTTTTAGCAGAAGAAAAAGTGCCGTCGAGAGAAGAAATTTTAGAAAATCGGATGGATTATTATATTAAGTATTCTACGGATACCTTACCTTGGTATTATCTGGCTGCGGTGGATCAATATGAACGGAATATTCAAGAAGTCCGCAATGATATACCTAAAAGCGAAGGTGTAGTTGCTATTCAGTTTTCCGAGGACTTTTGGACTGGAGTACTGAATCCGTTAAAGAATGATACGGATTTAACCTCGATTGTTTTCTTTGCTGGTAATGGAGTTGATGGTAATAATGATGAATTGGCCGATCGAGTAAATGACGATGATGTCATGTTGACATTGACTCAATATTTAAGTGCTCGTGTTCATTCCGAAAGAGATTTTAAAAAGGCTCTTAAAGAGTATTATGTGCGAGATATGACCGTTAATCAGATTATGACCAATGCTAAAATTTACAAGCATTTTGAAATGTTGAATTTGGATAAGCGTGCTTTTCCTCTTTCTATTCGACACGATTATAGTTATCGCAGTACTTGGGGAGATAGAAGAGGCTGGGGCGGACGTCGAATGCACGAAGGTACTGATTTGTTTTCCTTTAGTGGAGTTCCTGTGAAGTCTGCTACATATGGTGTGGTAGAAACAAAGGGGTGGAATGATTATGGGGGCTGGCGAATTGGCATTCGAGATGTAAATAATACGTATCACTATTATGCCCATTTATCGAGTTTTGCGAAAGGAATAGAAGAAGGGGACATTCTGGAACCTGGTTCAGTCATTGGTTATGTTGGTAGTTCGGGATATGGGAAGAAAGGGACTTCTGGTAAGTTTCCTCCTCATCTTCACTACGGTATGTATAAATATAATGGGCGGACAGAATGGGCTTACGATCCTTATCCTTTATTGAAAAAATGGGAAAGAGAAGAAAAAAGTGCAGTTAAAAAGCAATAAAATGAATCCAGCAGCTAAGTGGTTGCTGGATTTTTTAGGTTGCTACAAAGATTAAGTATAACCAATAAATGTGTTGAAAAAGCACGAATGCGTATAAGAAAAGGGCAGCAGCAATTAATAACTGCAAGTACCTTTTCGGTTCAAATTTCGAGATTAAATACATAAATAAGAGGGGAAGGATAATTTTTATGGCGTAAAATCCAGGTACACTGGTTTCATATATGATTCGCATCAAGGGATTTGCTTCTGAGATGTAGTTGTTACTTATACCAAAATCAGTAACAATGCTATCGAAAATAGCAAGTGTTAATAGAAGGAATGTAATGTTGAATGATTTGCTCCGGGTGGGGAGATGTAGCTTTATATCCACATAATTGAACTCCTCTCTGTAAGTGACAAATAACTAGGTGCTTGTGCTATTATGTTGAATTTTGTGTTAAATTATACGTAATACTTTACATATTTATTCAACAAGTAAGTGTTATTAATAGGTTTGATTGGATTCAAAATCATAAAAAAGGAGTGTGATGAAGTATGAAAAACACTATTTTTGTTTCTTCGTGGAGTGGTGGCAAAGATTCTGCGATGGCGTATTATCGTGCTTTGAAATTAGGGATGACCCCGAAAAAGATTTTGACGATGTTTGAAGAGGATGGGGATATTTCCAAATCACATGCGCTTCCTCTCGAAGTTGTTCAAGCGCAAGCGGAACGGCTTGGGGTGCCTTTATTCATCAAAGAGACAAGTTGGAATTCGTATGAAAATCAATTTATTGGTGCAATGGATGAGTTTCGGGATGAAGGAATTACGCATGGTGTCTTTGGGGATATTGATATAGAAGAACATTTGGAATGGGTGCAGAATACCTGTGCAAAGTCGGACATTGTCGCTGTACATCCTTTGTGGCAGGAGCCTCGAAGAAACATTGTGGAAGAGCTGCTGGACGCTGGTTTTGAAGCATGGATTGTTGTGGTAAATACATCCATGATGCCGGCGAAATATGTTGGAAAGCAGTTTACGAAAGAGATTGTCGAAGAACTGGAAGCAGCGGGGATTGATTCGTGTGGCGAAAATGGAGAGTTTCATACGGTTGTCGTCGATGGACCGATTTTTTCTAGTAGGGTTCCTGTGGTGGTTGGAGAGCTAGTAGAAAGAGGAGATTATGTTTTCGCGCCGGTTTTATTGAATAAAAAAAGTTAAATTTTTTTCGATTATTTCTTCCTAAAGAGGGAATCTTATAGAAGAAAATACATACCATCATGAAGAGTGTTGGAGGCTACTTATGAAAAAAATGAATAGAGGAATCGTAACTGCGTTATCCGCAATTGGTATAGCACAGGGATTAAAGATACTGACGCATAAAAAACTTACTGGAAAATGGGATATGAAACAAGCGTTTACAACGGGGGGAATGCCAAGCTCCCACTCTGCAGGGGTTTCAGCCTTGGCATCTTATGTCGCTGCAAATAAAGGGACACGGCACACGGAAACAGCACTTGCCGTAGTGTTTGGTGTAATCGTCATGTACGATGCGCAAGGGATTAGAAGGCATACAGGCGAAATCGCGCAGTTGGTCAACGATTTAGAAGATAATGTGGCGGCTTTGTCAGGAAACTTCCCGAGTTTTGAGTATGTCCAGAGAGAAGTGGAACTCAAAGAACTTCTGGGACATCAACCAGTAGAAGTCGCAGCAGGTGCACTGTTAGGAACAGCATTCGGTTTACTTTGTGCAAAGATAGAAAACGATGAGAAAAAGTATAGGTAGTGGATTTGAAACCCCATGAGTCATTTTGACTTGTGGGGATTTTTTGTTACAAGAATTTACGGCTGCGTGGTATTACTACAGGAGTGTTACTGGTGCCAGGCACCAGTAACACTTCTGTAATAAACTGAATCTGAACGGTCTAAATAAAAATCAGAACCAGAAAATTTGCTTGCTGTTTACTTCCTATTGCTAATGAGAGGTGAATAATTTAAAGTTAAGAGATTGTGAGTATTTGGAGGAAACAGGATGGAACTAATTAAAATGCCAGTTCATGTAATTTTGGGCTTTGATATACATACAAGAATTTTGATTCGAAATTTGAAATCAAAAGGTGTTAAAAATATTTGTGTGCTAGATTATGATCGAGAAGTAGAAGGAGAGCAGCATGATTTTGTGTTTTTCTTTACACCAGATGAAACATTAGAATATATACAGTTGTTTGAAAAAAAGGTGTTTCATAAATACATGGAAGCAGTTGTTTAATTAGCTACTTGCAGAATATGAATAATGCAGTTATAAGGTTAGTGGAGCTATGTTTTAAGGACTGATAAATAGGTAAAAACCCAAGTTGGAGTAGAATGTCCGACTTGGCTTTTTTTATTTTGTGTTGTTAGAATATGTTATCTTTTCTCCATCTTCTTTTTTAATTTCTAATTGAAGTTGGTGTACTATTTCTCCTTTCGAGACAGTAAAGCCTATACTTTTTTATCGCCCAAAAATAAGCTATATAAAACAACATAGTAGAAAGATGTGTAGCAGGTGGTGGTATTAGTTCTTACAAAGACATCTTTTTTAGGTATACTGCCTTCAAAGATTTTTCTTAGAAAATGGATATGAGAAGATTGAGGAATAAACGTTACAGAAGTGTTACTGGTGCCAGGCACCAGTAATACTTCTGTAACATCAGAGGAAGTGGAATACACTAGGAAAAAAGGAAACATTAAAGAGTGCTTAGTGTAAAATGGAATTAAGGAATTGAATGATTATGTTGTTGGGTTTTGGGATATTGGGGTAAAGAACTAGTGAGAAGATTGTTATTTAGAAAGGATGATTTAGTTGGCAGGGTATAAGGAGATTACTTCGGTTGAGGATTGGAAGGTTGTCTTGGAGGAGTCGAAGGAAAAGGCAGTGTTATTGTTTAAGCATAGTACAACTTGTCCAGTTAGTGCACGAGCGTATGGGGAGTTTACTTCGTTTAATTCGCCCGTGAAAACGTATTTAGTGAAGGTGATTCAAAATCGTGCGGTGTCTAATGAGATTGAACGTGATTTAGGCGTTCGGCACGAGTCGCCACAAGCTTTTTTGATTAACAAAGGGGCAGTTGTTTGGAATGCGTCGCATTGGAAGATTACAAGTAAGGATTTAGGAAAAGCAGTGGAATCTATCTAGGGGAGGTGTAGAGAGAATGGCTGGAGAACAGCAAGCAGCTGTTTTCGGAAAGTTTTCTACACTCATTAAACCATATGCCAAAAATCGTTTAATGTATTTAAAATATATAACTCAAATTTCTATCGACCATGGGTTGTCGACTAAAGAAGTAGCGACGATTAATTAAAACGTTTGGGAGTGTCCAACAAGCAGTGGAAAGTGTGAAAGTGTTTTAATTCATAAGAAATAGAAATCCAATCCCTCCTTGAGAGAGATTGGATTTATTTTATTTTTTGGATCTGTTTAACGATCATGTTGTTGTGGAAGAAAATCCACTCGCTTTCCGCGGACGAATGCCAACCTCTTCACTCGCAAGCTTGTTGTGGAGTATTGGTAGCCCATCTTTCCGCAGGAGTCTCGCGGATTTTCGTCACAAAATATATTCTTCTAAAAAACAACAATCTAATTTAACAGAGCCTATTTTATCCAACTTTCCATTTGTTGGTCCATTTAATCTAGGTTTTACTTTCATATAAATGGAAGTATAATAGTTTTGAAAGAAAGATTTTTCTGATAATTAAATGTATTAAGCACCGATCTCTATTATTTAATCTAAGGGGTATTTGAGAGATGTTTGTTACGGAAATTATCAAAAGCTTGCCTAGGAAAGCAAGTGGATAAGTACTGAAAAATGCAATGCAAGAAGGATAGGGGGAAATTATGTGAATTCAGTTTTTCTAGTAGACGGAGCAAGAACAGCTTTCACGAGCTTTGGTGGTTCTTTTGCCAATGTGAAAGCGGATGATTTAGGAGTAGCGACAGCTGTCGAAGCTTTGAAACGTTCTAAGGTAGATGCAGATCAAGTTGATCATGTTATCTATGGAAATGTTATTCACTCGAGTACAAATGCGGCGTTTTTATCGCGGCATATTGCGCTAAAAGCAGGTGTGCCGATGGAGGTCCCTGCATATAATCTGAATCGTTTATGCGGTTCGGGTGCACAGGCTGTAGTGTCTGCTGCGCAACTGATTTTATTGAACGAAGCAGAAATCGTTTTAGCTGGTGGAGTAGATAATATGTCATTGGCTCCTTATGCGAATTTTCATGCCCGATTTGGCGGTGCGAAGCTTGGAACGATTGTGTATGAAGACATGGTGTTAAGCACGTTGAATGATGAGTATATCGGAAGCGGCATGGGAATGACGGCGGAGAAATTAGCGGAGCAGTATAACCTATCACGAGAAGAGCAGGACGAGTTTGCTCTTTTAAGTCAGAAACGTGCAGCGAAAGCGCAAGAGACTGGAGTATTTTCAGAAGAGATTATTGCAGTGGAAGTTCCCACTCGAAAAGGGTTTGTATCTGTTTCAGCAGACGAACATATTAGAGGAGATATGACGTCGGAAAAACTTGCTTCCTTGAAACCATCTTTTATAAAAAATGGGACGGTTACAGCAGGAAATGCTAGCGGAATCAATGATGGAGCAGCTTCTGTTATTGTGGCTAGTGAAAAAGCGGTAGCGGAGCATGGGTTAACTCCGATGGCGAAGATCATCTCGTGGGGTGTGGCAGGGGTCGATCCTTCTATTATGGGAATTGGTCCAGTACCCGCTATTCGACAAGCATTGGAACGGGCAGAGCTACGATTAGAGGATATGGATTTGTTTGAAATCAATGAGGCATTTGCTTCTCAATATTTAGCAGTTGAAAAAGAACTTGGATTAGATCGGGAAAAGACAAACGTCAACGGTGGTGCGATTGCGTTAGGGCATCCCGTTGGAGCGAGCGGTACGCGAATTCTCCTTTCATTAGCATATGAATTAAAAAGACGTGGCTTAAAATACGGAGTGGCTAGTTTGTGTATCGGCGGTGGCCAGGGGATTGCGGTCATTATTGAAAGTGTGTAGGGAGTAACAAGGTATTTACACAGTATAATTTTATAGATTGATAAAAGGTATCTTGCGAGGCTATTAATAAATAGTTTTGAAAGATACTTTTTTATTTGGCCCCGTTAACTTAGGTTGTTATTACGGGAGACTGGTAATGCGGGTGCCAGGCCCCCGTAATGAAATTGATATATAAATGTAATGGATGAAAAATATCAAACTTTTGCGTGAATTTGATATTTACATTTTCCTTATTGTTAGTATAATTATTAGTGAATAATAATCTGATAATTGAAGGAATATGTTCATTTTGGTAATGGGTTAATATAGAAATATTATAGAATTGGGGTTTTTTAAGCTTGCGTACATAGTAATTTTTATCTTTAGGAATGAAGTAAGTAATCCGTTATGTTTGATAGTCTGTGGGAGGTTTCGTTGATGAAAATTGGTGTTTTAGGTGCTGGGACAATGGGTAATGGCATTGCGCAAGTGATGGCTTCAGCTGGATATGAAGTTATCCTATGTGATGTGAACAAAGAAATGCTTGGTAAGGCTGCTAAAATGATCGATGCTAATTTATGGAGACTATACAAGAAGGAAGATCGAGATTTTAATGAAATTGGCCAAGTGCTTTCTCGGATTACGTTTACGGCGGAGAAAAATGCCCTAGTTGATATGGATGTTATAGTCGAAGCAATAGTCGAAAATATCGATTGGAAGAAAAAAGTGTTTGCTGAGCTGGATGCAATTTGTGAGGAGAAGACTATTATTGCTTCTAATACGTCTGGTCTAAGTATTACGGAAATTGGAGCTGCCACAGATCGAGCAGATCGTGTTATTGGTATGCATTTCTTTAATCCTGTTCCGGTGATGAAACTAGTCGAAATTATTCGAGGTTCAGACACTTCGAATGAGACTTACGAAATAATTGCTAGATTAGTGCAGAAGATAGGCAAGGAAAGTATTTCTATTGTCGATGCACCTTTGTTTGTTGTGAATCGTATTCTTGTGCCAATGTTAAATGAAGCTATGTTTGTACTTGGAGAAGGTATTGCATCTGCAGAAGATATCGACAAGGGCATGATGCTTGGAACAAATCAACCAATTGGACCATTGGCGCTAGCTGATTTAATCGGTCTTGATACGTTACTTTCGGTTGCAGAAACTTTATTTGAGGAAACAGGAGATTCAAAATATCGTGTCCCTCCTTTACTTCGAAAACATGTACGAGCAGGACATCTAGGCAGAAAAACTGGTCGAGGATTCTATCAATATAACTAGTTCCAAAAACCGCAATCCTTTAAATCAAGGAGTTTGCGGTTTTTTTTTATCTTCATATTACAGAAGATTTACGGGTGCCTGGCACCAGCAATACTTTTGTAATATGAAAGGGATGAACTAAAAAAACGCATGTTATTCGATTTTATCGAGTATCATGCGTTTTATATGTATGAGAGGTCTAGGGTGGTGAGTAGGCTATTTTTGTATTTTTACTTTTATACTTTTTAGTTGTGAAATGTTAATCGTGTACTGATTTTCTGTAACTACAAAGGTACCACCGTTTATTTTGTCTTTTTTTGCTTTACGGAGGTCGGTGTCGGTTTCGAATACTAAGTCATGCCCACCTTTAAAAGTTAAGTAATATTTAAACTTCTTCATTTGACTGA is part of the Psychrobacillus sp. FSL H8-0483 genome and encodes:
- a CDS encoding gamma-glutamyl-gamma-aminobutyrate hydrolase family protein; amino-acid sequence: MKPIIGISSNLKEHVLSVPTYNIDAITQFGGVPIVLPNVKEDVIESIVGMIDGLLLTGGGDIDPTLFGEEPHQRLGSIVPERDVFEVALIQKMLELNKPILGICRGAQIISIAAGGDMYQDIYTQTDVQLIQHDQQAPRSYASHFVQVTEGSFLSSIVGVEKFKVNSFHHQAVRNMPSGFEVSGIASDGIIEAFESKNHAFVLGLQWHPECLLLENDSVSASIFKAFIEACAK
- a CDS encoding acetyl-CoA C-acetyltransferase — its product is MNSVFLVDGARTAFTSFGGSFANVKADDLGVATAVEALKRSKVDADQVDHVIYGNVIHSSTNAAFLSRHIALKAGVPMEVPAYNLNRLCGSGAQAVVSAAQLILLNEAEIVLAGGVDNMSLAPYANFHARFGGAKLGTIVYEDMVLSTLNDEYIGSGMGMTAEKLAEQYNLSREEQDEFALLSQKRAAKAQETGVFSEEIIAVEVPTRKGFVSVSADEHIRGDMTSEKLASLKPSFIKNGTVTAGNASGINDGAASVIVASEKAVAEHGLTPMAKIISWGVAGVDPSIMGIGPVPAIRQALERAELRLEDMDLFEINEAFASQYLAVEKELGLDREKTNVNGGAIALGHPVGASGTRILLSLAYELKRRGLKYGVASLCIGGGQGIAVIIESV
- a CDS encoding bile acid:sodium symporter family protein codes for the protein MILKINRFLEKAMPFFIPSSVVIGVLISDYIVDFSYLIPWIFAFMTFTGSLNSNFASFKNAVLHPFPIFIALIVLHIVMPLMALGIGHVVFTGDIYTITGMVLMMSIPTGITSFVWVSISKGNNTLALTIILIGALLSPFIVPLTMSLLVGGNVQIDSFHMMVGLFWMIVIPSIIGMTLNQVTKGKVVNILSARLSPISKIGMGIVVMLNGAVVAPYLLDVKLKVVGIAFTVLAIAFLGYVISFLVAIWCKQQKETVIALTFTGGMRNISAGVVLAITYFPAPVAVPVVLGMLFQQILASIFGVLLNKYYRKLELDDTIISES
- a CDS encoding VanZ family protein; translated protein: MLIYPFLTFLWSSFILVAICTFDAHAFLYNQVVGFTFQTNPNFSELFIINDMKLTEKFYVIQKTGHMICFAILYVLHLLWVRKYGVAFVLTVIFAAFTEILQLYFYRNGRLVDVAIDLVGISFAYLICKYF
- a CDS encoding M23 family metallopeptidase; this encodes MIHWIKITFSISVLFFLFAFTVLAEEKVPSREEILENRMDYYIKYSTDTLPWYYLAAVDQYERNIQEVRNDIPKSEGVVAIQFSEDFWTGVLNPLKNDTDLTSIVFFAGNGVDGNNDELADRVNDDDVMLTLTQYLSARVHSERDFKKALKEYYVRDMTVNQIMTNAKIYKHFEMLNLDKRAFPLSIRHDYSYRSTWGDRRGWGGRRMHEGTDLFSFSGVPVKSATYGVVETKGWNDYGGWRIGIRDVNNTYHYYAHLSSFAKGIEEGDILEPGSVIGYVGSSGYGKKGTSGKFPPHLHYGMYKYNGRTEWAYDPYPLLKKWEREEKSAVKKQ
- a CDS encoding diphthine--ammonia ligase; translated protein: MKNTIFVSSWSGGKDSAMAYYRALKLGMTPKKILTMFEEDGDISKSHALPLEVVQAQAERLGVPLFIKETSWNSYENQFIGAMDEFRDEGITHGVFGDIDIEEHLEWVQNTCAKSDIVAVHPLWQEPRRNIVEELLDAGFEAWIVVVNTSMMPAKYVGKQFTKEIVEELEAAGIDSCGENGEFHTVVVDGPIFSSRVPVVVGELVERGDYVFAPVLLNKKS
- the ytxJ gene encoding bacillithiol system redox-active protein YtxJ, with product MAGYKEITSVEDWKVVLEESKEKAVLLFKHSTTCPVSARAYGEFTSFNSPVKTYLVKVIQNRAVSNEIERDLGVRHESPQAFLINKGAVVWNASHWKITSKDLGKAVESI
- a CDS encoding serine hydrolase domain-containing protein; this translates as MGQIKSMELFEEYAFKMMEKHYIPGVGIGINKEGKRLYEQDFGFRDVEKKLPVNADTVFGIASMTKSFTCVAIMQLQELGKLSVHDKVIKYLPDFRTADIEKTKEITIHHLMTHTAGLPPISTHVYARKRSIDQDPSAKDYGLDLVNHPGAAIDTYEEMLDFIARLDVKLLGDPGTAYSYSNDSYGLLGIIVSRVSGQAYEEYITEHILQPANMQNSFFDITNIDTMDNITTLYAAKHSADGVEVYAAPLWWDAPSMRAVGYLKSSVNDILKFLEIFRNKGVVGEERILTAESVDQMIYPHVEFEKGRFYGYGLRIIPDYFGTTFINHGGGLKGVSSFMGVIPEKGLSGVILSNLSDVPTDKLLMGALNVLEDREASATHLHFDSYQMQEEDLMSFVGTYKSGEGMKVVVEVVDNQLAIISGVTISPLRCIGENLFIVNEEDRIQFLPDPTGVIDRIFYASRQILKVAE
- a CDS encoding 3-hydroxybutyryl-CoA dehydrogenase; translated protein: MFDSLWEVSLMKIGVLGAGTMGNGIAQVMASAGYEVILCDVNKEMLGKAAKMIDANLWRLYKKEDRDFNEIGQVLSRITFTAEKNALVDMDVIVEAIVENIDWKKKVFAELDAICEEKTIIASNTSGLSITEIGAATDRADRVIGMHFFNPVPVMKLVEIIRGSDTSNETYEIIARLVQKIGKESISIVDAPLFVVNRILVPMLNEAMFVLGEGIASAEDIDKGMMLGTNQPIGPLALADLIGLDTLLSVAETLFEETGDSKYRVPPLLRKHVRAGHLGRKTGRGFYQYN
- a CDS encoding divergent PAP2 family protein, with amino-acid sequence MKKMNRGIVTALSAIGIAQGLKILTHKKLTGKWDMKQAFTTGGMPSSHSAGVSALASYVAANKGTRHTETALAVVFGVIVMYDAQGIRRHTGEIAQLVNDLEDNVAALSGNFPSFEYVQREVELKELLGHQPVEVAAGALLGTAFGLLCAKIENDEKKYR